One Lampris incognitus isolate fLamInc1 chromosome 18, fLamInc1.hap2, whole genome shotgun sequence genomic region harbors:
- the LOC130128408 gene encoding aquaporin-10-like, producing the protein MERMKRRLKIRNLLVRECMSEFLGTFILIMFGCGAMAQMKTSRGLKGQYLSVNIAFAVAVMVAMYLSRGISGAHLNPALSLSCCVLGKLAWSRLLPYSFSQLLGAYAGASVVFLMYYDAIMDYSGGALTVLGPNETASIFATYPSSFLSLGSSFFDQMIGTGMIMLCYLPLVDHHNSPAPQDLVPLLVGVVFMGVSMSMFSNCGGGMNPARDLGPRLFMLSAGWGTEVFTCNNYWFWVPIVAPLVGAILGSWVYLIFIQWHLPDPEQDEPGNDLRLATIMQNGVELAQRF; encoded by the exons ATGGAGAGAATGAAGAGACGTCTGAAGATAAGGAACCTGCTGGTGCGGGAATGTATGAGTGAATTTTTGGGTACATTCATCCTCATA atgTTTGGTTGTGGAGCAATGGCCCAGATGAAGACAAGCCGGGGGCTAAAGGGCCAGTACCTGTCGGTCAATATCGCCTTTGCAGTTGCTGTCATGGTCGCCATGTATCTGAGCAGGGGCATCTCGG GGGCTCATCTGAATCCAGCTCTGTCTctcagctgttgtgtgttggggaaaCTGGCCTGGTCCCGGCTCCTGCCTTACTCCTTCTCTCAGCTCCTAGGAGCCTATGCAGGTGCCTCTGTAGTCTTCCTCATGTACTATG ATGCTATTATGGACTACAGCGGAGGAGCCCTGACAGTGTTGGGACCAAATGAAACGGCATCCATTTTTGCCACCTATCCATCCAGTTTCCTCTCTTTGGGCAGCAGTTTCTTTGACCAG ATGATTGGCACAGGCATGATAATGCTTTGCTACCTGCCGCTGGTGGACCACCACAACAGTCCCGCCCCACAGGACCTGGTGCCCCTGTTGGTGGGTGTTGTGTTTATGGGCGTCTCCATGTCCATGTTTTCTAACTGCGGGGGCGGCATGAACCCGGCCCGAGACCTGGGACCCCGCCTCTTCATGCTGTCTGCAGGCTGGGGCACAGAGGTCTTCAC GTGCAACAACTACTGGTTCTGGGTCCCTATCGTGGCCCCCTTGGTGGGGGCCATCCTGGGCTCTTGGGTCTACCTGATCTTCATTCAGTGGCACCTGcccgaccctgagcaggatgagCCCGGCAACGACCTCAGACTGGCAACCATTATGCAAAACGGAGTAGAGCTGGCCCAGAGGTTTTAA